Below is a genomic region from Candidatus Woesearchaeota archaeon.
TTTTTGCGTTACTTCTGACCCTTCAATCGCGTTTGTGTTATAAGTAAACAGTTCTGTGAATTTTTCCCATTCTTGTTCTGAAAGATGCCTGATCCTGATATGCCCTTTTGCTTCCAAATTCTTGAGAAGAAGGAGTTCTCTTTTGCTGAGTATCTGCTTCAAAGGATCGCTTATACTCTTGTACGCTTCTGCCTGCTGGAGAATGAGAATTTCCGCCCTTTTTTTGAGGGTTTCAATGTTTTTTTCAGATAAATCAGCGCCCAGATATCTTCTGATCTTTCTTATTTTATCTCCTTCACGAAATGAGTGCGCAAGGTAGTATTTCTTTCTTTTTCCCTGCTTTCTTATTTCGAGGTTCATATATGAATATGAGGTGACTACATTTATATACTTTTCTATCTAAAGGTGGGTACAGGTGACTACATTTTTCCTATTTTTTCTTAAATGTAGTGGCAAGGAAAGAAAGAAGTGCGGGGGGAGGGATTCGAACCCACGAACCCACTAAGAGACAGGATGTCTTAGAGTAAAATAAAGACGAAATCGCATCACTGCGTTGCCTCACTTAAGTCCTGCGCATTTGACCAGGCTTTGCTACCCCCGCAAGAATAGCTAGAGGAAAGGATAAAGGGTAATTTATATGTCTTGCTGTTGGAAGTGCGCTTTCAACTCTCTTTATGTCGCTTCTCAAAATCATCCATATATTCTTCTCTGAGTGTATCCATTTCACTCATAATAGGTATTTCAAGTCCACGTTCAGATAAAATATCAAGTCTTTCTCCAATCCAGGTAATCCATACTTTCCTGTCGGAAATTTTTATTTGCTTCTGTAGTTCTTCTAAAATTATATTCCAATCAATTCCTCTCTGCGCAAGTGCAATACAGTCAGTAAGGTCACCTTCACGTTCTGTAAATGTTTTGAAGAGAAAAACATCTTCAAAGGAACACAAAGAAATAGTAAGGTATTTCAATTGAATGATTTTTTCCACTCGTTTTTGCATGCTATCTGAAAGTGCAAAACCATTGCAAACCGTTTTATGAAATAAATCAATTCTAAAATCATCTCGGACAAATATCTGGCTAAGGTTCATTCTTTTGTATTCAATAGTCGGCAACCTTGTCTGAAACTTCAGCTTTTTGAGTACATTTTCAGTTGCCAGAAAATCTTTTGGACTAGTCACCACGACATCAATATCTTTTGTTGCGGGTTTTATTCCATGATAGAGAAGCATTGCTCCGCCTATCACAATGAAATGAACTTTCTCTGACATATTGCTGTTTATTTCTTCAAATAACTGGTGCAACTCTTCAAATTTTGATATCATACATTTCCGCCCTCTCTTGTATTTCTTCTAATTTAGGGTAGCTTGGTAAGTAATTTCCTTCGAGAATATTCTTAAGATTGTCCAAAATTGGATGTTTTATTGCTTGAAGTTCCTTTTTGTGTTTGATATAAAAAAGGGTTATAAAAATAAGGTATCTTATTTCATGCTCTTTCTCAGCAATGTATAATGAATGCATAAATACTTGCCTTTTTGTGAGTTTCTTTTTTGGTAAATAGTAATATTCTTTTAGGGCAAGAATTTTTATCCCATATTGTTCGTATGCAGAAAAAGCGGTTGACGTTGCATCAATCTTTTCTTTGTTTGAAAATACTATCTCTTTTTCATTTTTATAGTAAATGGTTGAATTTCCTGGAACCCTATTATCAGTACTCTCTTGGTATTTTTTCAATTCTTTCAAAAAATCAATCGCTTTTGCCCACAATTTTTCATTAAGACTATACCTATCACCAACTTTTCTCGCTAAACTTATTGCTCTTGCTTGCTTTATTTTTTTAAAAACCTGTGCTTTCTTCATTCCAGACGCTTCTATGATCTCAGAAACAGTCTTAGGTTCTAACAGTAATATCAAAAGCTCTGCTCCTGAGTCAGAGAGTGGATTTATCAATGAAGGAAAATCCCCTAACAATTGCACTAATAAATTTCCTACTGTACTTCTCACAAGAATGTATGAACCGTCAGAACGTTGGATAAATCCTTGTTCTACAAGATGCTGTCCAGTTCGATATGTTTGTGCTTTGCTTTTCTTTAGAGCAGAAGCTATATTTTTGATATCTCTGTTGCCGTTGGCTATTTCTTTTAGTAGGCGTAATTCCCCTTTTGAGAGCCTCATTAGTATATTAAAATGCAATTAATATATAAATATTTCGCATTTTAGCGGACTTTCAATGATTTAGAAGAAACCATGCAGCGGTTGAAGAAGATTATCTTTCTCAAGAAAGAACATTTTGATAGGTTGTATGAGAAGAAGTAATCAATCTAAAAACGCAAACTATTTATAGGTATTGTTTTTATAGAGCAAATATGAAAAAAACAGATGATCTCTATAAAAAGCATAATGTCCTTTCAAAGCATGAATCGCTGCTTCTCAACGCGGTTGATGCTTTTTTGCTCTTTTCTGTCCAAAAGATCAAGAGGGTAACTGGTTGGAAGGATACAACAATACGAAACACACTTTTGAGTCTGAAGAAAAAAAGAACGATTACTGCGGTAAAAAAAGATAAGTATGTACTTACTACCAATATTCCAGAACATATTCTTAAAATAGCAACAACTATTACCGCACCGTCTTATGTGAGCTTTTGGACAGCGTGTTCTTATTATGGCTGGACAGAGCAACAAGTGAAAACAATACAGGTTGTTTCCACAAAACAATTTCCAACAATAAAGATGCAATCGTATGGGGAAGTTGAGACAATAACCGTTCTCCCAAAGAGGATGTTTGGTTATTGTAGTGTTGAAGGTATTTCTATTGCAGAGAAAGAACGGCTTATTGTTGATCTCTTGTACAAGCCTGAAAAAAGTGGTGGGATTTCTGAGTTAAAAGACTGCATAACTCGAGCCTGGTCTGAAATTAACCAAAAGAAACTTTTTTTATATCTCAAGCAATTTGGCGATAAAGCACTGTTCGCACGACTTGGGTATATCCTTGAAGAGAGAAAATTAAAAAACACAATGGAAGTGGGATTCCTAAAAAATATTCCAAAAAGCTACACGCCACTATATAGAGAAAATAGGGAAGACAAAGAAAAAGGCGAGGTAAGAAAAAAAGGAGTATATAATCATACATGGAGGATTGTTGTTTATGATCAGTAAAGAGCAGCTCAATGGAATTGCAATAAACTCTGGCTTGTCATTATATCAGCAGGAAAAAGATTACCTCCTCAAATTGTTTCTTTATTATTATTATAAACATCATGACCATGCTGTCTTTAAAGGAGGAACTTGTTTGAAATATCTTTTTGGGTTAAACAGATTTTCAGAGGATCTTGATTTCAATATAAAAAATGTGAAACAATTTCAGGTAGAGGTAAAGGGTGTATTGAAAGAACTCGAACTTCTTGGCATTCAAAATTATTTTATTAAAGAAGAAATGTTTGAAGACGCATACACATGTGAAATTGGCTTTCAAGGACCATTATACAAAGGAACAAATCAGACAAGAAATAAATTTAGAATAGATGCAGGCTACAGATCAGGAACATTGAAAAAACCAGAGTGGAGGGTTGTCAAGAGTGAATATTCAGAGACAGAGGAAACCATCATGGTTCTCTGCATGTCTTTTGAAGAAATATTTGCTGAGAAAATCATTGCGTTGCAAGAACGAGACAAAGGCAGA
It encodes:
- a CDS encoding nucleotidyl transferase AbiEii/AbiGii toxin family protein, whose product is MISKEQLNGIAINSGLSLYQQEKDYLLKLFLYYYYKHHDHAVFKGGTCLKYLFGLNRFSEDLDFNIKNVKQFQVEVKGVLKELELLGIQNYFIKEEMFEDAYTCEIGFQGPLYKGTNQTRNKFRIDAGYRSGTLKKPEWRVVKSEYSETEETIMVLCMSFEEIFAEKIIALQERDKGRDMYDLWFLIHAGVRFDKDLLYEKAKRQHIKIQLRFPDKTTYERDLSRLTTRVIPYEQVKKAIEKVSDTIERKDI